The DNA region GCTTCTCCCACTTGAGGGGCTTCACCACCTCCCAGGTGAAGTCAGAGTCGTCCCTTCCGAAGTGACCATAGGCTGCTGTCTTGAGGTAACGCCCGTTGCCGCCTTTCTTGAGGTCAAGATTGATGATGATCATGCCAGGCCTGAAGTCAAAGTTCTCCTTCACAATCTTGAGAATCTCCTTGTCAGGGATCATGCCAGTACCGTATGTGTCGACAAACACAGAGAGCGGCTCAGGCACACCAATGGCATAGGAGACCTGGACAATAGCGCGGCGAGCCAGGCCGTTAGCAACAATGCTCTTGGCAGCCTGCCTTGCAATGTAGGCTCCACTTCTGTCGACTTTGGTTGGGTCCTTGCCAGAGAAAGCGCCACCACCATGGGCTCCCCAGCCACCATAGGTGTCAATGATGATCTTCCGGCCAGTAAGACCAGCATCACCATGAGGTCCACCGATGACAAAGCGACCAGATGGGTTCAGGTGGAAGATGGTCTTCTCATCAAGGTACTGCTCAGGGATGACAGGCTTGATGACATGCTCCTTGAGGTCAGCAGCAATCTCATCATTGGTGACTGTCTCGTCATGCTGGGTAGAGATGAGGACAGTGTGGACGCGGATGGGGACCATGGCACCACCCTCGTTGCGGTATTCAACAGTCACCTGGGTCTTCCCATCAGGCCTGAGCCAGGGGCAGGTCCCGTTCTTGCGCACCTCAGTGAGACGAGCACCAAGCTTGGTGGCAAGGACATGGCTGAGGGGCATCAGCTCTGGGGTCTCATCAGTTGCATACCCGAACATGTGTCCCTGGTCACCAGCTCCAATCTCCTCAGGGCACTTTGTGAAGTGGCCATGCACACCCTGAGCAATATCAGGGGACTGCTGCTCAATGTTCACAAGCACCTTGCAGTGGTCCGCATCAAGCCCGACATCTGCAGACACGAAACCGATGTTGCGGCAGGTGTCCCTGACAATCTTCTCGTAGTCAACGTTGGCCTTGGTGGTGATCTCACCAAAAACCATGACCATGTTAGTCTTGGTGCAGGTCTCGCAAGCAACCTTGCTGTCAGGGTCCTCAGCAAGGCAAGCGTCAAGAATAGCATCTGAGACCTGGTCGCAGAGCTTGTCAGGGTGTCCCTCATTCACAGACTCCGAGGTGAAGAGGAATGTGTCAACTGCGGCCATCTTCTCTGATCTGCAGCAGACAATACAAATGCTTAGTTGCAGAGAGTATGGTAGACAAAATGGCTCAGGCAAAGTAAGAATTATCGTTATCAAAATAATTGCATGGTCGACAAAACCAAGATTGGTTTGCTCGTATATACAAGATTAATAACCAAACAATTTGTCCAGGTATATAGCACACTGGCAGGATAACCCTGATTCCAGGAAACACCTTACTCCTTTTAGGCAAAATTACTTTATCAGAATTTGTCTAATTGTCTCATTGAGTAAAAGACAATAGTAAAAAAGAAAAGTTAGGCTAATAAATAAAGCACAAAAAGGGCATCTTTGTATCCTGTGGTCAAGAAAACCTTCTATTTTGTTGGCACATAACAAGACCACACGCTGCAGGCTGAGAGACTCGTCATGCAAAGTCAACTAAATTCCTCCAATAAAAAGTTCAGCATTTCTGATCCCCCCGCACAAGAGTATGGTTCATATGCGTTACTAGTGGGGGCAAGGCACAAGGAATCTACCAAGTCTCAGACCGAATCAGCATAAGAATAACAAATTGTCCAATGAGATCCTAGGAACAAAATAATTACCAAAATATGCTTCCCCCCACCTACTGTAGGACCAAAAAAAAAGTAATACCTATGAAGAAACCTCATGGAACATGGTAATAGAAAGAAGCAGTAGCTCCAAATTTTTAACAGCATGCAGAAAGAAAACCTCTGAAATCCTAGAGCAGCATGTGCAGCTTGCCTAGCAAAAAGGGTTTAGAGCATGGTGTTTGTTCCTAGATCATCATAAGACAACTAAGTAAAATCAGCATAACTATCATTTCTGCAGCAACCTTTACAGTCTACAGTAAAAAGAACTCCGAAGCAGTTTCCGGCAAATTTTTAAGATTAAAGCATGCTGACTCGGAGGCATGAAACTTTCCCGAAATACGGATGGCATGAATTTTTCCTAAACACGGATGGGATTTCAAGGAGATCATTTGATCCAACCACGTGCTGAAACTTTCCTTTTCACGACAAGAACTCCATAAGCGACAAGCAGCAGTCACTACCGTTCCAAACAGGTGGGTAGGAACGAAACCCATCTCTCTAACAATCGGATTAgcacaagaaaaagaaaaacattTCGCGGCACGGATAAAACCAGAAAAGGAAAACTATCATGGAAGCCGCAATATTGTGCGCTGGTGGCTGGAAATGCGCAAGGCGTGCGTAAACAAGCCTACCATCCGAGCCGAGCTTGGAAGCAACCAGGTGGACCATTGCCCCCTCTGCTCCTGGAACAAGATAGTACAAAACAAAACCCTacggcgagagagagagagagagagagagagagagagagagagagcatcgACCCTAACGTGGAGCAGATCGGCGGCGAGAGAGACGGGGCGGGCGGGGACGCTcacctgcggcggcggcgcagggtgGTCGAGCGGATCCGATCCGATCCAGCGGAGGGAGGAGGCGGGGGTGTGCGGGGATGATGATGAGATGGTAATGAGTTGGAATGCTCGTCTCAGATCCGACCCGGCCGCAGCGCACGCCGTGCTGGGCCTGGCGCCGGCCCATTTAtatccccggcggcggcgggtgggttGGGTGGAGGACAGCGACCGCACCCACCAAACCCAGGCCGAGCCGAGGCGATTCAATCCGGTCGCATGGGGTCGCTGCGCCGTGGGCCCGGGTCCGGGGAGCCGCGTGGTCCGGTCCGCCCCCCGCTCACCAACCGCCTCTGTGGGCCCCAGCGCGGTGGTGGTGCTGGTGCGCTTCACGCACTCAACTTGCTGCTGCTGGGAGGCACGAGTTGGCACGACGGCACGAACACGGCCTGGCTAATGACGCATTGCCAAATTAATCACCACTCGCCTTGTAAACAAATCGAGCAGGAAGCATAACTGTCCTCAGTCATGATCAACCTGTTTTTTTAGGGGTAACAGGGGGGAGATGGTCCCCACCAAATATATTTCCCAGAGCTTCTTGCAAGCTCAACAAAATCAAAGGTTTCAGCAATTCTACAAAAAAAGGGGCTAGGTTTCGCAGATTGGAACAAAACGATCTGCACCAAGCCTCTGCAATTTTACCCTGATCAACCAGTAGAAAAACCAATCTTCATCTCTCGCTGCTCTCAGCaattcatttttttttctttttttagagTTTTAGGGCCAGAGCCCCGTCTTACTAAGACAGCAGATGTTTCATACAGAGTTCTGCGACATCAGTTCCTAACCGACATCCAAACGAAACCAAGACGATTATTACAAGCCAAGCCACCAGCTACTTAGACATGACAGAACAGCAAAAGCAATTGACACAGAGAACACAACGGTCATCAGGCAACTAAGGTCTGCTCCATCTCCTTCAGCCGGGCGCTCCAGGATGTCATGTCCAGCGGTTCTCCATCTGGGTCACTGGAGCACGAGGAAGCACGGTTCCTCTTCACGTAGACCCAATTGTTAGTCTTGGTGGTCGGTCGTCTTCTTGACAGGTCTTTTTAAGTTGGAAATGAAAGCCAGGAGAGCTTCCTTGACACCCGGGGGACACGGAATTTGCCAATCCTGAGCCATCCACACTATCCTCCAAATTAGAATTCTCATGTCCTTCCACTCCAcaatctttttttttccttgctTCTTCTACTCGGATGACGCCGCTGCCGGTGGAGACGAGGGTTCGAACCGAACCATGCCCATCCTTATCCGAGCGAGCGAGCGGTAAACCGCCTCCATGGCGAATTGGCGATACGCAATCAACTGCGATCGCAGCAGTAGCTTCTTTTCAGGATGTTTTTTTTTCTGAGGTGGGCCGTCGGTTTAGGCCCGCTCGCACAGGTCGTGTTGGGACGGGCTCACTCAGCGAAACTGCTCGCGAGTCGGCCCGCCAAATGATACGGCCCAGGCTTGCAGGCGACATC from Panicum hallii strain FIL2 chromosome 9, PHallii_v3.1, whole genome shotgun sequence includes:
- the LOC112875007 gene encoding S-adenosylmethionine synthase 1-like, encoding MAAVDTFLFTSESVNEGHPDKLCDQVSDAILDACLAEDPDSKVACETCTKTNMVMVFGEITTKANVDYEKIVRDTCRNIGFVSADVGLDADHCKVLVNIEQQSPDIAQGVHGHFTKCPEEIGAGDQGHMFGYATDETPELMPLSHVLATKLGARLTEVRKNGTCPWLRPDGKTQVTVEYRNEGGAMVPIRVHTVLISTQHDETVTNDEIAADLKEHVIKPVIPEQYLDEKTIFHLNPSGRFVIGGPHGDAGLTGRKIIIDTYGGWGAHGGGAFSGKDPTKVDRSGAYIARQAAKSIVANGLARRAIVQVSYAIGVPEPLSVFVDTYGTGMIPDKEILKIVKENFDFRPGMIIINLDLKKGGNGRYLKTAAYGHFGRDDSDFTWEVVKPLKWEKPSA